In the genome of Carnobacterium pleistocenium FTR1, one region contains:
- a CDS encoding PTS galactitol transporter subunit IIC, translating to MQTFIDGINYILALGPTVILPITMLFVGLIFGTGFKTAFKSGITIGIGFVGINLVIGLLTDNLGTAAQAMVERFGLSLNVIDAGWPAAAAASWAMPISVLLIPILLVVNLLMIVFKMTKTLNVDIWNYWHFIAAGATGYIVTGGSVWFAILCAVLYEVAVLIIADKTQPLAENFFGLEGISLPTGSTAAFALLGIPIGKVVGMIPGIKNLNADPESIQKRFGIFGEPMMVGLILGTFIGLLAGYDVGAAFQVGIAMGAVMLLMPRMVKLLMEGLIPISEAAREFMKKRFPGRDLYIGLDAALAVGHPAVMSTALLLTPITLLIAVLLPGNRVLPFGDLATITFYVAFIVASRKGNIVQSVITTSIILVFSLWMATDFAEVHTAMMANADFTAPGNVTEISSLDMGGNFLNWAILKFSQFYQSIVG from the coding sequence ACTTGGGCCAACAGTTATCCTTCCAATCACAATGTTGTTTGTTGGATTGATTTTTGGAACAGGTTTTAAAACAGCCTTTAAATCGGGTATCACAATTGGTATCGGTTTTGTAGGAATAAATTTAGTTATTGGTTTGTTAACAGATAATTTAGGTACAGCAGCACAAGCAATGGTTGAGCGATTCGGTTTATCGTTAAATGTCATTGATGCAGGTTGGCCTGCAGCAGCTGCAGCCTCATGGGCAATGCCTATCTCAGTTCTTTTAATTCCGATTCTTTTAGTAGTGAACTTATTAATGATCGTATTCAAAATGACTAAAACATTAAATGTAGATATTTGGAATTATTGGCACTTTATTGCAGCTGGTGCAACGGGTTATATCGTTACCGGCGGAAGCGTATGGTTCGCCATATTATGTGCTGTCCTTTATGAAGTAGCTGTTTTGATTATTGCAGATAAAACGCAACCTTTGGCAGAAAACTTCTTCGGTTTAGAAGGAATTTCATTACCAACTGGTTCAACAGCAGCATTTGCTCTTTTAGGTATTCCAATTGGTAAAGTAGTTGGAATGATTCCGGGAATCAAAAATCTAAATGCTGATCCTGAGTCAATCCAAAAACGTTTTGGTATTTTTGGTGAACCGATGATGGTTGGATTGATCCTTGGTACTTTTATCGGTCTATTAGCTGGTTACGATGTTGGTGCTGCTTTCCAAGTTGGTATCGCAATGGGAGCAGTTATGTTACTAATGCCTCGTATGGTTAAATTGTTAATGGAAGGTTTAATCCCAATCTCTGAAGCAGCTCGTGAATTTATGAAAAAACGTTTCCCAGGCCGCGATTTGTATATTGGTTTAGATGCTGCTTTAGCAGTAGGACATCCCGCAGTTATGTCAACTGCATTACTACTAACACCTATTACACTTTTAATTGCCGTTTTATTACCAGGAAACAGAGTATTACCATTCGGTGATTTAGCTACAATTACATTCTATGTTGCCTTTATCGTTGCATCTCGTAAAGGAAATATCGTCCAATCTGTTATTACTACATCAATTATCTTAGTATTTTCATTATGGATGGCTACTGACTTTGCTGAAGTTCATACAGCAATGATGGCTAACGCTGACTTTACAGCTCCAGGAAATGTTACAGAAATATCTTCTCTAGATATGGGTGGTAACTTCCTTAACTGGGCAATCTTGAAATTCTCACAATTTTATCAATCTATTGTTGGATAG
- a CDS encoding galactitol-1-phosphate 5-dehydrogenase has product MRAAVLYDNKVIKTEEVKEKLVQKDEVRVKVMSAGICGSDTHKMQAVWKYPLPAVMGHEFSGVISEIGTNVTEHKIGDRVAVAPLIPCRKCLYCQKGEFSLCEDYTMIGSHRYGGFAENVVVPEANALPIGDLSFEEGAMIEPLAVAMHAVRGIEPKLGDTVVVFGIGTIGLLVVQALQVAGVKDVIAVDISSKKLEEAKSYGVRYTINSLEENLEEKVLEYTNGLGADIALECAGSKITQEQCLRVTSKRGKIGYIGIAYQDVLLPEKSFENIFRHELTIKGFWNSYSAPFPGKEWTDGIEFVEQGRIKLKPMVSHRYSLDQTKEAFDMMLGRKEDFNKVIIQPNGEE; this is encoded by the coding sequence ATGCGTGCAGCAGTATTGTATGATAATAAAGTTATCAAAACAGAAGAAGTAAAGGAAAAATTAGTCCAGAAAGATGAAGTCCGTGTTAAAGTGATGTCTGCTGGTATTTGCGGTTCGGATACGCATAAAATGCAAGCAGTATGGAAATACCCACTGCCGGCTGTAATGGGGCATGAATTTTCGGGAGTGATAAGTGAAATCGGCACAAATGTAACCGAACACAAAATTGGAGATAGAGTTGCAGTAGCACCGCTGATTCCTTGTCGTAAATGCCTTTACTGTCAAAAAGGGGAATTCTCATTATGTGAAGATTACACAATGATCGGTTCTCATCGTTATGGAGGATTTGCCGAAAATGTTGTTGTACCTGAAGCAAATGCTCTTCCGATAGGTGATTTAAGTTTTGAAGAAGGAGCAATGATTGAACCGTTAGCCGTTGCTATGCATGCAGTGCGTGGCATTGAGCCTAAACTAGGGGATACGGTAGTTGTTTTTGGTATTGGAACAATTGGATTGCTTGTTGTGCAAGCCTTGCAAGTAGCGGGGGTAAAGGATGTTATCGCAGTTGATATCAGTTCAAAAAAATTAGAAGAAGCAAAATCTTATGGTGTCCGCTATACAATCAATTCTTTAGAAGAAAACCTAGAAGAAAAAGTACTCGAATACACAAATGGTTTAGGTGCTGATATTGCTCTTGAATGTGCTGGATCAAAAATCACACAAGAGCAATGTTTGCGGGTCACAAGTAAACGCGGGAAAATTGGGTACATCGGAATTGCTTATCAAGATGTATTATTGCCTGAAAAATCATTTGAGAATATTTTTAGACATGAATTAACGATTAAAGGTTTTTGGAATTCTTACAGTGCACCTTTTCCTGGTAAGGAGTGGACCGATGGTATTGAGTTTGTAGAACAAGGACGGATTAAATTGAAACCAATGGTATCTCACCGCTATTCACTTGATCAAACGAAAGAAGCTTTTGACATGATGCTTGGCAGAAAAGAAGACTTTAACAAAGTGATTATTCAACCAAATGGAGAGGAGTAA
- a CDS encoding zinc-binding dehydrogenase has product MKAVRKLEPGYDKMELQQVEEPNVTGTLVKIKTAFTGICGSDIHTFKGEYKNPKTPVTLGHEFSGTVVEVGPEVKKVKVGDRVVSETTFETCGKCRYCLEKDYNLCSNRRGIGTQQDGSFAEFLVSKEESVHIIPDNVTFEAAALTEPLACCVHAALEKTTIKATDTVLIVGPGPIGLLLAQVVKAQGAKVIISGITKDKPRLDLAKELGIDVAVDSMTEDLTNIVLELTDGYGADKVFDCSGFAPAVNQALAVTSKKGTFVQVGLFVDKFNKFDQESIIQREIQYVGSRSQKPTSWVIALQLLSDGKIDADKMITKVTDLDNWREAFEAVMGGDEIKVLVKS; this is encoded by the coding sequence ATGAAAGCAGTTAGAAAGTTAGAACCTGGATACGATAAGATGGAATTACAACAAGTGGAAGAACCAAATGTAACCGGTACCCTAGTAAAAATAAAAACGGCGTTTACTGGAATCTGTGGGTCAGATATTCATACCTTTAAAGGTGAATATAAAAATCCTAAAACTCCAGTAACCTTAGGACATGAATTTTCTGGAACAGTCGTTGAGGTTGGTCCAGAAGTGAAAAAAGTAAAAGTTGGCGATCGTGTAGTTAGTGAGACAACCTTTGAAACATGTGGGAAATGTCGCTACTGTTTGGAAAAAGATTATAATTTATGTAGCAATCGTCGCGGTATCGGGACGCAACAAGATGGCAGTTTTGCTGAATTTTTAGTTTCTAAAGAAGAAAGTGTTCACATCATCCCGGATAATGTAACATTTGAAGCTGCAGCTTTAACAGAACCACTTGCTTGCTGTGTTCATGCGGCATTAGAGAAAACAACAATTAAAGCTACAGACACTGTTTTAATCGTAGGCCCTGGTCCAATTGGTCTTTTACTTGCACAAGTTGTAAAAGCGCAAGGTGCAAAAGTCATTATATCAGGAATTACAAAAGACAAACCTCGGTTAGATTTAGCAAAAGAGCTAGGCATTGATGTGGCTGTCGATTCAATGACTGAAGATCTTACAAACATTGTTCTAGAGTTAACAGATGGGTATGGAGCAGATAAAGTCTTTGATTGTTCAGGCTTTGCCCCGGCAGTAAACCAAGCGTTAGCTGTAACAAGCAAAAAAGGAACATTTGTACAAGTTGGATTGTTTGTTGACAAATTCAATAAATTTGATCAAGAGTCAATTATTCAACGAGAAATTCAATATGTTGGTAGTCGTTCTCAAAAACCAACGTCTTGGGTCATTGCGTTACAACTGTTGTCTGATGGAAAAATCGATGCAGACAAAATGATCACTAAAGTAACTGATTTAGACAATTGGCGTGAAGCCTTTGAAGCCGTAATGGGTGGAGACGAAATTAAAGTACTAGTAAAATCATAA
- the rpiB gene encoding ribose 5-phosphate isomerase B → MKLVIGSDHGGKRLKDAIVAHLKNKQIEIEDIGPFDLESVDYPSYASEVGTRVAKKKADYGILCCGTGIGMSIAANKLNGVRASVVSDCFSAEATKAHNNSNVLCLGERVIGEGLALKIVDTWLATEFEGGERHARRLKKVAELEQINN, encoded by the coding sequence ATGAAATTAGTTATTGGGAGTGATCATGGTGGTAAAAGGTTAAAAGATGCTATCGTAGCTCATTTGAAAAATAAGCAAATAGAGATAGAGGATATTGGTCCATTTGATTTAGAAAGTGTTGATTATCCGTCTTATGCAAGTGAAGTTGGAACAAGAGTTGCAAAAAAGAAAGCAGACTACGGTATTCTGTGCTGTGGAACAGGAATAGGAATGTCGATTGCAGCAAATAAACTAAATGGCGTTCGTGCATCAGTTGTATCCGATTGTTTTTCAGCTGAAGCTACTAAAGCACACAATAATAGTAATGTACTTTGTTTAGGAGAACGCGTAATTGGTGAAGGATTAGCTTTGAAGATCGTTGACACTTGGTTAGCAACTGAATTTGAAGGTGGAGAACGACATGCAAGAAGACTGAAAAAAGTAGCAGAATTAGAGCAAATCAATAACTAA
- a CDS encoding transaldolase family protein, with protein MYLDTANTELIKKYILFDWVTGVTTNPTLLKTESTQKRIESIQEILAIIKERQLFVQIAGETVQELIEDAETILALEDDRVALKIAADEDGFKAIQSIKNRYPKVIILATAIFSVEQAYLAGLAGCDWVAPYVNRMENQSLDGIEIISKIAEVYANQRIKTKILGASYKNTSQVINSLLAGADDVTIPTALIEVMMKNKLAADSIQVFNQHAAEKE; from the coding sequence ATGTATCTAGATACGGCAAATACTGAATTGATCAAGAAATATATACTGTTTGATTGGGTAACAGGAGTAACAACGAATCCAACTTTATTAAAGACGGAATCAACTCAAAAAAGAATTGAAAGCATTCAAGAAATTCTTGCGATTATTAAAGAACGTCAATTGTTCGTCCAGATTGCAGGAGAAACGGTACAAGAATTAATCGAAGATGCAGAAACTATTTTAGCTTTAGAAGATGATCGAGTTGCTTTGAAAATCGCTGCAGATGAGGATGGCTTCAAAGCTATTCAAAGTATCAAGAATCGTTATCCAAAAGTTATTATTTTGGCGACCGCTATTTTTTCAGTCGAGCAAGCTTATCTTGCTGGTTTAGCTGGCTGTGATTGGGTAGCACCTTATGTTAATCGAATGGAAAATCAAAGTTTGGATGGCATAGAAATCATTTCTAAAATTGCTGAAGTATACGCAAACCAACGAATAAAAACAAAGATCTTAGGAGCAAGTTACAAAAATACTTCTCAAGTTATCAATAGTTTATTAGCGGGTGCGGATGATGTTACGATCCCAACAGCGCTAATTGAAGTGATGATGAAAAATAAGTTAGCTGCGGATAGTATTCAAGTTTTTAATCAACATGCGGCTGAAAAGGAGTAA